ACGACCTGTGCGCCGAGTGCTGCTGCCGCTGCGGCGGTGATGAACTCTCGTCGATCGGCGCCGATGCGGAGCGCCAGTGTGAACCAGAGCGCGACGAGCGTGACGAGCGCCGCGGCGGCAAAGATCGCAATCGTCGGCCAGGGCGCACCCTGCGGCGTCATTTCCCACACGATGAGCACCGCCGCCGATGCGATGCTCGCGGCGAGAAAGAGCTCTCCGCGCTTCACGTACAGGCCGCCGACGCCTGCGGCCGCGGTCAATACGCCGAGCACGGCGAACAATGGCCATGGCGGAAGGGCCAGCGTTGGCTGCGTCGCGACGAAGAGCAGAAAGAGATGTCCAGCGAGCGCGACGAATCCGCCGTTCTGGAAAATACCCCGCGTGTTGTCGTCCACCGCCTGACGACGCGTCGCCCAGATGCTTCCGCCGATCGTGAGAAGTGCGTATCCGCCGACAATGAAGAGTGCGGGAATCAACGCAACGGCGACGGTCGCGGTTACCCACCATGCGGCGAGGACGGCCCATGCGAGCATCGTCCCGATGATTGCGAGAACGGGATTACGTGTTGCGCTTGCTTCGGCAAAGAGGCCGAGTGTCAGAATCGCCAGGAGGAGGCCGATCCCCCACAAGGCGGCCTGCGCGGCGGCGCCTGCAGCGAGGAAGAACAGCAACGCAATGCTGACGAGCGCGAGAGCCGAGCCCGCGCCCTCGGGCGCGAGCGCTGCGCCCCGTCGTCGGGCGACAATGGGGACGCCGATGAAAAGCAGCCCGAACACGCCATAGATCGCCAACGCGGCGAGGAGCCGGTCGGGCGAGAGATATTTCGCCGACCACACCGCTTCCGCCAAGACGGCAAAGAAGGCGGCGATGAAGTGCACCGGGCCGTCGCGCCTAACGATCGCATACGTCGCGCACGCACCGACGAGCGCGAGCAGCACGGCAAACAAAGGACCTGGTGAGGCCGTACGCGGCTCGACAAGTGCCAGCGCGGGGAAAACAAACAGCAGCAACGGAGCGGCGAGGACGCCGCGGGCGGCGAGGCCGAGGTCGATAACGCCGGTGCGGCGCCTAACGGCTTCCAGCGATGCCACCAGGGGAGCACCGAGATAGAAGAGGCTGAACGCGCCCGCGGCGACGAGAATCTTCGGCCACGCGGTTGGATCGTATGAGCCCTGGAGCCAGACGGCGAAGACGATGAGCGTCGATAAACCGCCGAGCAAATGGAGCACGCGCGGTCCCTGGAACACCGCAATGGCGAAGAGACCCGCATCGAGGATGAAGAGGAAGCCAAACAGGACGCCAAAGCGCGCACCGTACGCGGGTACGGTCGCGAGGTAGATCGAGAAGAGCAGCGGGAGCACCGCGCCAACGCGCGCCGCGTGGGCGAAGAGCGCGTTGGTCGACCGGCGCTCCTCGGATGCAGGTCGATTGAGCGCGAGCGCGACGAAGCTCAATACGGGGAACACGAGGAAAATGCCAACCGCGAGCGGTACCTTGCCGGCCGTGAGGAACTTCGAAACCCATCCCCACTGATACATCGTCGTTAGGCCGAGGCTGATCGCGGTGAGCAGCGGCCATTGTTTCTTGTATGCGACCCAGGCCAGGCCCGCGTTGAGCAGCAGGAGATAACCGAAGAGACCGATGGGGTTGTCCACGCCCGTGGCGATGATGGCGGGTGACGCGAAGCCGCCAATGAGGCCGAGGAGCGCGATGAGTAGCGACGCGCGGCGAATGGACAACAAGACCGCGACGATCGTCGCGAGAATGAACAGCGCGAACGCGGCTGTCGCGCCCACGAGCTGCCAGCGCGCGAACGCCGCGAAGAAGACAACGTAGAGTAGGGAGATGCCGGCGGCGTCGAGCGCGTCGGCGGTCCATTCATAACGACGCGAGACCTTCAGCTCACCCACGACGAGGCAGACCACGGCGGCGACGATGCCGATCGCAAACTGGATCGGCGGTGTGAGCCAGCCATGCTCGACCGAATAGCTGACGAAGAACGTGCCGGCGAGGAAGAGCGCGATCGCGGCGACGATCGCGAAGAACTTGACGCCGATGAGCGATTCCCAATCGAAGGAGCGCTTGGGTCGCGCCGGCTCCGGCGTCGCGCCGCGCGGAGGCCGCGGCGGCAGCGCCGGTGGGGGCGTGATTGGCGGAAAAACCGGCGTCGGTTTCTTAGTTACTCGACCGACGGATTCGCGCGCGGCATGAGACGCGGCAGCCGGGGCTCCTGGGATGGCGGCGCGCTGTGGGCTGGTGGACGCGGCAACAGGCTCAGGCCGGGGCGGCGGCGGCTGGTAGGTCTGGAGCGGCGGAACGTCGTGGCTGCGTGCCGGCGGCGCCGCGGGCGTACCCTCTTCCACTCGCCGCGTGAGGCGCTCCATGAGATGTCGGAGCTCGCCAATCGTGTCCTCGAGACGCCTCATGCGGTCGCGCACCTGCACGAGCGCGATCACGAGGAAGAGGATGATTAGCCAGAGGAGGGCGAGCATCTCTTTGAATCAAAAGGCGCTACGACGGGACGGTGCAACTGATGGACAACGCAACCGGGGGCAACGCAACAGCGCGTTAGGCGGAAGCGACCGTCAAACAGAAGTATAGAGCTGCGCCCGGGTACTCGGGCGCCCGATCCCAGACCGATTGTGCCTTGCGGATGCTCTCCAACGTCACCTCGGCGGCGCGGGCGGCATCGTTGGGCAGCACGAACGAGCCCGGGTGACGAAGCGAATGAGTACGCGTACCATCGGTGAACCTCACCCAGCCCTCCCACGCCTCGAGGCGCTGGCCGGTTTTGTTGAGGTGCTCGATCGCGCGCTCGGCGTCGGCAAGAGTGAGCACAATCTCACGCTCGGATAGTGAGCGGTTTGCGAGATCTGCCGGGAGAAGGGAAATGGCGCTCACGGAATTCGGTCGATTTCGAATTTCATTCATGACTCCGATTGGGATAGGGGAAATATCTCAAGGCAAGGACAAAAAGGGGCTCGCACTTCCCGGCACGCTGTCCCTCTCGAGCAGTTCCTCGAGCTCTCTCTCCCTGAGATTGAGATGGTAGTTCGTTCCCACAATCCCGACGCGCAAATGGCTGAGCGTTAGCTGGCGTCCCTTTTCGATCTCGTCGGCATTATCGAAGCGCACCGTGTGGTGGCCATCGACGAATGTCACTCCACCGGCGCCCACGACCTCACCGACATGGCCGCGGGCGATGAGTGCAGTGTCCTCGTCGATGCCGAGGCCTAGCAATTCGGTGTTCTGTCCGACGACGACGAACAGGCGCTGGAGGCGCCGCCGTTGCTGAAAGTGGGTATCGACGATGGTTTTGAAGCCGAGGAGTCCGAGGCCCGGGCCGATGTACTGCTCGACGAGACTGCCTTCTTCATCGATCTCGCCGCCAGCCATCGTGAGCTCGGTGAGTGCTGCGGCACCGGCGCTCGAACCGCAGACGACGCCGCCGCGGCGAAAGAGCGCCTTGATCTCGCCGAGCGTGTGGGAGCCGCCGAGGGCCGCGACGAGCTTCACCTGGTCGCCGCCACCGAAAAAGACGGCGCGGGAGTCTTTGATCATGTCGGCAATCTCGCGGTCGCGCTCGTCGCACGCGTGTTGGAATAGCGGAATGCGGACGTTGGTTGCGCCCGCGCGACGGAAGTCCCCGAGCCATGCGCGCGCCGCCTCCCCGGGATCGGCCGAGGCAGTCGTTAGGCCCACGATCGGTGCGCCGTCCCGAGCGTCGACGAGACGCAGGAAGCTCTGGAAGGCTTCGTTGTGCGCTTCGACGGCACCGCCCATGAGAACCAGCGTGCCGAGTGCGGCGTCGGACATGCCGCCGTGGGCGAGGGGCTCGTCGATGCGTGGCGCGTCCGGACGATCGGGAGCCGTCATTGCCTAACGTTGCAGGCCGGCGTCGCGGAGGATGTACGCAGCGACTGCGGCGGCGATCTGCGCACGTGCCGGCTGATCTTCTTGGAGCTGGGAAACGCACTCGGCGTCGTCGCAGTGCTCGACGATGATCGCGCCATCGCGAACGCGACCGATGGCCGTCGCGATCTCCATCGCATTCTCACTCACGGACTCGTCGGTCGCGAAGACGGCCACCCGGCAGCCCGCACTGCGCGCCTCTTCCTGAAGCTCCGGTTCGTTCGCGGGGCAGACCACGAAGCCACCACGCGGCACGGAGTCGATGAGGGTCCCGACGAGGCGGCGAGCGGCCTCGGACTTCTGATAGCGCTGTGGGACGTCGCCGAGACTCGTGTCCAGGATGATCGCGACGCGCGACCGCGCGTACGGCAGGCCGGCGTAGAGGATGAAGGCCGGGGCCACGTCGATGAGAAGATGTTCATCGTCGTCCGGACCGAGGGCGGCGTGGAGCAAGACGACACATTCCGCGCGGCCGCTGCCTCCGGTAACCCCGGCGGTGACCCGATGGGCGATGGGCGGGGCGTCGGGCGTGCTCGCCAGGGCGGCGAGCTCGCGGACGGCGCTCGCGACATGTTGCGGCGCGAGCGTGCCAGCGAAGGCACGCTGCACCGTTTCGAGCGCGAGCGCGGCAGCGCGCAATCCAACCTGCTCGTGCCGATGTTCGAAGACGATCGTGTATTCGCCATCGACGTCACCGCCGCGAGTGCGCCCGAAGCCGACCTCGTGCCCGATCATGGTTTGCAGCTCGAGGGCGACGTGCTCGATGATGTGCGGCGCGTATGTACCGCGACGCAGGCGCGTGATGAATCCACCCGGCTCGCCGATCGAGCATTCGTGCTCGGTGAGCCCGGGCAGGGCCAGTACGAGCTGTTCGGTGAGACCGGGGATGTCGGCAGACGATATGTGATCATACGGGCCGACGGCGACGTCCATTCGGGTCACCGGCCGTGTCGACCAGAAATTCGCGCCGCGCGTGGCATGGAGAGTCGTTAGGCGAATGTCATTCGAAGGCGCGGGCGCGAGCGCGGTCATGAAGCGCTCGCGCCTCCGACGCGCTCGTCGGCCATGCGCTCGCGGACGAGGGCGAGCGTTTTGGGAACTTTGTCGGCGAGGATGAAGACGAGATCGTCCTCGCCGACGATGTCCATTGCTCTGGCGACCGCCTCCGCTTCGCTTGGAATGACGACGATTCTCTCGTTGGGCAATCCGGCGGCGCGAAGGCTGTCGCCGATGAGCGCTGCGACCTCGCCTGGGTCGCGGCCGCGCAGATCCTGGTCTTCCTTGATGATCGCGAGATCGAGATGCCCGTCGGCGGCGGCGCTCCGAGCGGCGGCACGGATATCTTCGTCGCGGCGATCGCCTGGCATTGCGATGACGCCGATGCGGCGGCGCGCCGGAAAGTGCGACACGAGCTCCATCAGGCCCTCGATCGCCGCGTGATTGTGGGCATAGTCCACGAGCACGCGACCACCGTTTCGAAGGCGAATCACGTTCAACCGTCCCGGCGTGAGCGACGGTGAGGGGAAGAAGGAGAGCAATCCCGCGCGAATGTCGTCATAGCGCATGCCCTGGACATAGGCGGCGGCGATGGCCGCGAGAATGTTCTGGCGCTGGAATCGCGCTGCGCCGCCGAGCATGAGCGGAACCTCGCGCTCGCTGGCGATGGGGATGCGCAACTTTCCGCGCCTAACGACAAAACTGCCGCTTTCCATCCGCGCGGCGATGCCGCCGTGGGCGATGTGATCCTCGAGGAGTTCATTCTCGCCCTCGGCAGCGGTGGAGAAGAGCACGACGTCGGCGGTCGTCTTCTCCCGCATGGCATGGACGAGCGGATCGTCGGCGTTGAGGACAGCGTGCCCTTCCCGCTTCACGACGGAGGCGATGACGCTCTTCACGTCCGCGAGCTGCTCGAGCGTGTTGATGCCGCGTAGTCCAAGGTGATCGCCGGAGACATTGAGCACAACGCCCACGTCGCACTCGTCGAAGCCGAGTCCGGCGCGCAGAATCCCACCGCGCGCGGTCTCGAGCACGGCAACGTCTATTGTTGGATTCGAGAGAATGATGTTCGCGGCGAAAGGGCCGGTCATGTCCCCTTCCATCACCAGGCGATTCTGAACGTAGACGCCGTCGGTGGTCGTGAAGCCGGCGATGCGGCCCATGTTGCGGAAGAGATGGGC
This genomic interval from Gemmatimonadaceae bacterium contains the following:
- a CDS encoding DUF2339 domain-containing protein, which translates into the protein MLALLWLIILFLVIALVQVRDRMRRLEDTIGELRHLMERLTRRVEEGTPAAPPARSHDVPPLQTYQPPPPRPEPVAASTSPQRAAIPGAPAAASHAARESVGRVTKKPTPVFPPITPPPALPPRPPRGATPEPARPKRSFDWESLIGVKFFAIVAAIALFLAGTFFVSYSVEHGWLTPPIQFAIGIVAAVVCLVVGELKVSRRYEWTADALDAAGISLLYVVFFAAFARWQLVGATAAFALFILATIVAVLLSIRRASLLIALLGLIGGFASPAIIATGVDNPIGLFGYLLLLNAGLAWVAYKKQWPLLTAISLGLTTMYQWGWVSKFLTAGKVPLAVGIFLVFPVLSFVALALNRPASEERRSTNALFAHAARVGAVLPLLFSIYLATVPAYGARFGVLFGFLFILDAGLFAIAVFQGPRVLHLLGGLSTLIVFAVWLQGSYDPTAWPKILVAAGAFSLFYLGAPLVASLEAVRRRTGVIDLGLAARGVLAAPLLLFVFPALALVEPRTASPGPLFAVLLALVGACATYAIVRRDGPVHFIAAFFAVLAEAVWSAKYLSPDRLLAALAIYGVFGLLFIGVPIVARRRGAALAPEGAGSALALVSIALLFFLAAGAAAQAALWGIGLLLAILTLGLFAEASATRNPVLAIIGTMLAWAVLAAWWVTATVAVALIPALFIVGGYALLTIGGSIWATRRQAVDDNTRGIFQNGGFVALAGHLFLLFVATQPTLALPPWPLFAVLGVLTAAAGVGGLYVKRGELFLAASIASAAVLIVWEMTPQGAPWPTIAIFAAAALVTLVALWFTLALRIGADRREFITAAAAAALGAQVVAAIAGGRTAVPPFGIVLGAQLVFLAVTLGFATLDLARLEVMTLVAVIPASGAGFLWMSTHVGAGSWQSQLAFTTPIYLAFVAYPLILGRRAGLARIPYLATVAASVLYFFQARMSIDTGGYGSVIGALPVVEAGFLALVLAHLIRLERRGEPRSRAELARLALVAGAALGFITLAIPLQLERNWITIGWALEGAALAWLYGRIPHKGLLLFALGLFAVVFVRLALNTEVLHYVPRGAIRIWNWYLYTYLISAAAFLVGGRVLLKTDDKVLPWLPRVSSLLPSGTVILLFLLLNIEIADYFATGPTITFDFFSSALAQDLAYTLGWALFAVALLGAGIIVHSKPGRFAAIMLLIIAMLKCAFNDLWRLGGLYRVGSLVGIAFCALLITVALQRFVLGSRAKPSEAVS
- a CDS encoding cyanophycinase, which gives rise to MTAPDRPDAPRIDEPLAHGGMSDAALGTLVLMGGAVEAHNEAFQSFLRLVDARDGAPIVGLTTASADPGEAARAWLGDFRRAGATNVRIPLFQHACDERDREIADMIKDSRAVFFGGGDQVKLVAALGGSHTLGEIKALFRRGGVVCGSSAGAAALTELTMAGGEIDEEGSLVEQYIGPGLGLLGFKTIVDTHFQQRRRLQRLFVVVGQNTELLGLGIDEDTALIARGHVGEVVGAGGVTFVDGHHTVRFDNADEIEKGRQLTLSHLRVGIVGTNYHLNLRERELEELLERDSVPGSASPFLSLP